The following are encoded in a window of Lasioglossum baleicum unplaced genomic scaffold, iyLasBale1 scaffold0195, whole genome shotgun sequence genomic DNA:
- the LOC143220101 gene encoding uncharacterized protein LOC143220101 isoform X1 — translation MEKIAGKVKGSFVFVHNDYVYNKDHRSENIYRCNTRRTTRCCGAVMVLSDGTITLLKSHNHSKLFHTIQREKMKSDMLQLCRETLIPLKKIFDDICRQYPIAASTLSYNSIKAVLFRERQKSYPQVAPNLIAINDCIETHSIMDNITKIVIKDEEGKAAILFTTGTLLNVLDTSHCIYADGIFSVLPPKPPIAQLYIIHIVYMDTGVGTIFILCETLTKAMYIAIWSKIKELAPTLHENLKFTMTDYESAAMIALEQQFPLSSVKGCWFHYNQALLRKWRHLGLADAPTKVLSMAMTLALAPADLFKKGFAEIERESASFTAEHPPIKIFIEYIRSTWLPKAEKVSVYDCPMRTNNTTESYNNVVSLKLGRGKKNIWIFLETIKQLIMDEEIKLKRLNEGQCVRRKSNKKSVIRDNKIGLLQKHLASGRLTLKEFLLSFHKGHKILMYGDHEAVHVCTTPEPICVIKNEITDQNRSAYKKCTKKRVNQELEDKDNLNVRGHAELLGKKAKFTNLKMPLVILEKLNI, via the exons atggaaaaaatcgcaggtaaagtgaaaggttcttttgtctttgtacacaacgattacgtgtacaataaagatcatcgcagtgaaaatatttatcgttgcAACACACGACGCACCACACGATGTTGTGGGGCTGTGATGGTTCTCAGCGATGGGACTATTACGCTATTAAAATCCCACAATCATTCTAAATTGTTTCATACAATCCAGCGGGAGAAAATGAAAAGTGATATGCTTCAACTATGTCGGGAGACATTgatcccattaaaaaaaatcttcGATGACATCTGTAGACA GTATCCTATTGCTGCAAGCACATTATCATATAACAGTATAAAAGCTGTACTTTTCCGAGAAAGACAAAAAAGCTATCCACAAGTTGCGCCTAATTTAATCGCCATAAATGACTGCATTGAGACTCATTCTATCATGGATAACATTACTAAAATAGTAATAAAGGATGAAGAGGGTAAAGCAGCCATTTTGTTCACTACAGGCACACTTTTGAACGTTCTTGATACCTCCCACTGTATCTATGCTGATGGTATTTTCTCC GTTTTACCTCCTAAACCACCAATTGCACAACTTTATATTATTCACATTGTATACATGGATACC GGAGTGggtacaatatttatattgtgcgAAACATTAACAAAAGCTATGTATATAGCAATATGGAGCAAGATAAAAGAATTAGCTCCAACGCTTCATGAGAATTTGAAGTTTACAATGACTGATTATGAAAGTGCAGCAATGATTGCATTGGAGCAGCAGTTTCCATTGAGCAGTGTAAAAGGCTGCTGGTTCCACTATAATCag GCTTTATTACGAAAATGGCGCCATTTAGGTCTCGCAGATGCACCAACTAAAGTATTGTCAATGGCAATGACATTAGCTTTAGCTCCTGCAGACCTCTTTAAAAAAGGGTTTGCTGAAATTGAAAGAGAATCAGCTTCTTTTACCGCTGAGCATCCTCCaatcaaaatttttatcgaatacaTACGATCCACGTGGTTGCCAAAAGCAGAAAAAGTTTCAGTATATGATTGTCCCATGAGAACAAACAATACCACCGAGTCTTACAATAATGTTGTTTCATTGAAGTTAGGAAGAGGGAAAAAAAACATATGGATATTTTTGG AAACTATAAAGCAACTAATAATggatgaagaaattaaattaaaaagactCAATGAAGGACAATGTGTACGTCGTAAAAGCAACAAGAAAAGTGTAATAAGAGATAATAAGATTGGATTACTACAGAAACATCTTGCTAGTGGAAG ATTAACTTTGAAAGAGTTTTTATTATCGTTTCATAAAGGTCATAAGATATTAATGTATGGAGATCATGAAG CGGTACATGTTTGCACTACTCCAGAACCGATTTGtgttataaaaaatgaaattactgatcaaaatcgaa GTGCATATAAAAAATGTACGAAGAAAAGAGTCAACCAAGAATTGGAGGACAAAG ATAATCTGAACGTACGTGGACATGCAGAATTGCTGGGCAAAAAGGCTAAATTCACAAACTTAAAAATGCCACTTGTAATATTGGAAAAACTCAATATTTGA
- the LOC143220101 gene encoding uncharacterized protein LOC143220101 isoform X5 produces the protein MEKIAGKVKGSFVFVHNDYVYNKDHRSENIYRCNTRRTTRCCGAVMVLSDGTITLLKSHNHSKLFHTIQREKMKSDMLQLCRETLIPLKKIFDDICRQYPIAASTLSYNSIKAVLFRERQKSYPQVAPNLIAINDCIETHSIMDNITKIVIKDEEGKAAILFTTGTLLNVLDTSHCIYADGIFSALLRKWRHLGLADAPTKVLSMAMTLALAPADLFKKGFAEIERESASFTAEHPPIKIFIEYIRSTWLPKAEKVSVYDCPMRTNNTTESYNNVVSLKLGRGKKNIWIFLETIKQLIMDEEIKLKRLNEGQCVRRKSNKKSVIRDNKIGLLQKHLASGRLTLKEFLLSFHKGHKILMYGDHEAVHVCTTPEPICVIKNEITDQNRSAYKKCTKKRVNQELEDKDNLNVRGHAELLGKKAKFTNLKMPLVILEKLNI, from the exons atggaaaaaatcgcaggtaaagtgaaaggttcttttgtctttgtacacaacgattacgtgtacaataaagatcatcgcagtgaaaatatttatcgttgcAACACACGACGCACCACACGATGTTGTGGGGCTGTGATGGTTCTCAGCGATGGGACTATTACGCTATTAAAATCCCACAATCATTCTAAATTGTTTCATACAATCCAGCGGGAGAAAATGAAAAGTGATATGCTTCAACTATGTCGGGAGACATTgatcccattaaaaaaaatcttcGATGACATCTGTAGACA GTATCCTATTGCTGCAAGCACATTATCATATAACAGTATAAAAGCTGTACTTTTCCGAGAAAGACAAAAAAGCTATCCACAAGTTGCGCCTAATTTAATCGCCATAAATGACTGCATTGAGACTCATTCTATCATGGATAACATTACTAAAATAGTAATAAAGGATGAAGAGGGTAAAGCAGCCATTTTGTTCACTACAGGCACACTTTTGAACGTTCTTGATACCTCCCACTGTATCTATGCTGATGGTATTTTCTCC GCTTTATTACGAAAATGGCGCCATTTAGGTCTCGCAGATGCACCAACTAAAGTATTGTCAATGGCAATGACATTAGCTTTAGCTCCTGCAGACCTCTTTAAAAAAGGGTTTGCTGAAATTGAAAGAGAATCAGCTTCTTTTACCGCTGAGCATCCTCCaatcaaaatttttatcgaatacaTACGATCCACGTGGTTGCCAAAAGCAGAAAAAGTTTCAGTATATGATTGTCCCATGAGAACAAACAATACCACCGAGTCTTACAATAATGTTGTTTCATTGAAGTTAGGAAGAGGGAAAAAAAACATATGGATATTTTTGG AAACTATAAAGCAACTAATAATggatgaagaaattaaattaaaaagactCAATGAAGGACAATGTGTACGTCGTAAAAGCAACAAGAAAAGTGTAATAAGAGATAATAAGATTGGATTACTACAGAAACATCTTGCTAGTGGAAG ATTAACTTTGAAAGAGTTTTTATTATCGTTTCATAAAGGTCATAAGATATTAATGTATGGAGATCATGAAG CGGTACATGTTTGCACTACTCCAGAACCGATTTGtgttataaaaaatgaaattactgatcaaaatcgaa GTGCATATAAAAAATGTACGAAGAAAAGAGTCAACCAAGAATTGGAGGACAAAG ATAATCTGAACGTACGTGGACATGCAGAATTGCTGGGCAAAAAGGCTAAATTCACAAACTTAAAAATGCCACTTGTAATATTGGAAAAACTCAATATTTGA
- the LOC143220101 gene encoding uncharacterized protein LOC143220101 isoform X6 — MFSRYPIAASTLSYNSIKAVLFRERQKSYPQVAPNLIAINDCIETHSIMDNITKIVIKDEEGKAAILFTTGTLLNVLDTSHCIYADGIFSVLPPKPPIAQLYIIHIVYMDTGVGTIFILCETLTKAMYIAIWSKIKELAPTLHENLKFTMTDYESAAMIALEQQFPLSSVKGCWFHYNQALLRKWRHLGLADAPTKVLSMAMTLALAPADLFKKGFAEIERESASFTAEHPPIKIFIEYIRSTWLPKAEKVSVYDCPMRTNNTTESYNNVVSLKLGRGKKNIWIFLETIKQLIMDEEIKLKRLNEGQCVRRKSNKKSVIRDNKIGLLQKHLASGRLTLKEFLLSFHKGHKILMYGDHEAVHVCTTPEPICVIKNEITDQNRSAYKKCTKKRVNQELEDKDNLNVRGHAELLGKKAKFTNLKMPLVILEKLNI; from the exons atgttctcacg GTATCCTATTGCTGCAAGCACATTATCATATAACAGTATAAAAGCTGTACTTTTCCGAGAAAGACAAAAAAGCTATCCACAAGTTGCGCCTAATTTAATCGCCATAAATGACTGCATTGAGACTCATTCTATCATGGATAACATTACTAAAATAGTAATAAAGGATGAAGAGGGTAAAGCAGCCATTTTGTTCACTACAGGCACACTTTTGAACGTTCTTGATACCTCCCACTGTATCTATGCTGATGGTATTTTCTCC GTTTTACCTCCTAAACCACCAATTGCACAACTTTATATTATTCACATTGTATACATGGATACC GGAGTGggtacaatatttatattgtgcgAAACATTAACAAAAGCTATGTATATAGCAATATGGAGCAAGATAAAAGAATTAGCTCCAACGCTTCATGAGAATTTGAAGTTTACAATGACTGATTATGAAAGTGCAGCAATGATTGCATTGGAGCAGCAGTTTCCATTGAGCAGTGTAAAAGGCTGCTGGTTCCACTATAATCag GCTTTATTACGAAAATGGCGCCATTTAGGTCTCGCAGATGCACCAACTAAAGTATTGTCAATGGCAATGACATTAGCTTTAGCTCCTGCAGACCTCTTTAAAAAAGGGTTTGCTGAAATTGAAAGAGAATCAGCTTCTTTTACCGCTGAGCATCCTCCaatcaaaatttttatcgaatacaTACGATCCACGTGGTTGCCAAAAGCAGAAAAAGTTTCAGTATATGATTGTCCCATGAGAACAAACAATACCACCGAGTCTTACAATAATGTTGTTTCATTGAAGTTAGGAAGAGGGAAAAAAAACATATGGATATTTTTGG AAACTATAAAGCAACTAATAATggatgaagaaattaaattaaaaagactCAATGAAGGACAATGTGTACGTCGTAAAAGCAACAAGAAAAGTGTAATAAGAGATAATAAGATTGGATTACTACAGAAACATCTTGCTAGTGGAAG ATTAACTTTGAAAGAGTTTTTATTATCGTTTCATAAAGGTCATAAGATATTAATGTATGGAGATCATGAAG CGGTACATGTTTGCACTACTCCAGAACCGATTTGtgttataaaaaatgaaattactgatcaaaatcgaa GTGCATATAAAAAATGTACGAAGAAAAGAGTCAACCAAGAATTGGAGGACAAAG ATAATCTGAACGTACGTGGACATGCAGAATTGCTGGGCAAAAAGGCTAAATTCACAAACTTAAAAATGCCACTTGTAATATTGGAAAAACTCAATATTTGA
- the LOC143220101 gene encoding uncharacterized protein LOC143220101 isoform X2, whose amino-acid sequence MEKIAGKVKGSFVFVHNDYVYNKDHRSENIYRCNTRRTTRCCGAVMVLSDGTITLLKSHNHSKLFHTIQREKMKSDMLQLCRETLIPLKKIFDDICRQYPIAASTLSYNSIKAVLFRERQKSYPQVAPNLIAINDCIETHSIMDNITKIVIKDEEGKAAILFTTGTLLNVLDTSHCIYADGIFSGVGTIFILCETLTKAMYIAIWSKIKELAPTLHENLKFTMTDYESAAMIALEQQFPLSSVKGCWFHYNQALLRKWRHLGLADAPTKVLSMAMTLALAPADLFKKGFAEIERESASFTAEHPPIKIFIEYIRSTWLPKAEKVSVYDCPMRTNNTTESYNNVVSLKLGRGKKNIWIFLETIKQLIMDEEIKLKRLNEGQCVRRKSNKKSVIRDNKIGLLQKHLASGRLTLKEFLLSFHKGHKILMYGDHEAVHVCTTPEPICVIKNEITDQNRSAYKKCTKKRVNQELEDKDNLNVRGHAELLGKKAKFTNLKMPLVILEKLNI is encoded by the exons atggaaaaaatcgcaggtaaagtgaaaggttcttttgtctttgtacacaacgattacgtgtacaataaagatcatcgcagtgaaaatatttatcgttgcAACACACGACGCACCACACGATGTTGTGGGGCTGTGATGGTTCTCAGCGATGGGACTATTACGCTATTAAAATCCCACAATCATTCTAAATTGTTTCATACAATCCAGCGGGAGAAAATGAAAAGTGATATGCTTCAACTATGTCGGGAGACATTgatcccattaaaaaaaatcttcGATGACATCTGTAGACA GTATCCTATTGCTGCAAGCACATTATCATATAACAGTATAAAAGCTGTACTTTTCCGAGAAAGACAAAAAAGCTATCCACAAGTTGCGCCTAATTTAATCGCCATAAATGACTGCATTGAGACTCATTCTATCATGGATAACATTACTAAAATAGTAATAAAGGATGAAGAGGGTAAAGCAGCCATTTTGTTCACTACAGGCACACTTTTGAACGTTCTTGATACCTCCCACTGTATCTATGCTGATGGTATTTTCTCC GGAGTGggtacaatatttatattgtgcgAAACATTAACAAAAGCTATGTATATAGCAATATGGAGCAAGATAAAAGAATTAGCTCCAACGCTTCATGAGAATTTGAAGTTTACAATGACTGATTATGAAAGTGCAGCAATGATTGCATTGGAGCAGCAGTTTCCATTGAGCAGTGTAAAAGGCTGCTGGTTCCACTATAATCag GCTTTATTACGAAAATGGCGCCATTTAGGTCTCGCAGATGCACCAACTAAAGTATTGTCAATGGCAATGACATTAGCTTTAGCTCCTGCAGACCTCTTTAAAAAAGGGTTTGCTGAAATTGAAAGAGAATCAGCTTCTTTTACCGCTGAGCATCCTCCaatcaaaatttttatcgaatacaTACGATCCACGTGGTTGCCAAAAGCAGAAAAAGTTTCAGTATATGATTGTCCCATGAGAACAAACAATACCACCGAGTCTTACAATAATGTTGTTTCATTGAAGTTAGGAAGAGGGAAAAAAAACATATGGATATTTTTGG AAACTATAAAGCAACTAATAATggatgaagaaattaaattaaaaagactCAATGAAGGACAATGTGTACGTCGTAAAAGCAACAAGAAAAGTGTAATAAGAGATAATAAGATTGGATTACTACAGAAACATCTTGCTAGTGGAAG ATTAACTTTGAAAGAGTTTTTATTATCGTTTCATAAAGGTCATAAGATATTAATGTATGGAGATCATGAAG CGGTACATGTTTGCACTACTCCAGAACCGATTTGtgttataaaaaatgaaattactgatcaaaatcgaa GTGCATATAAAAAATGTACGAAGAAAAGAGTCAACCAAGAATTGGAGGACAAAG ATAATCTGAACGTACGTGGACATGCAGAATTGCTGGGCAAAAAGGCTAAATTCACAAACTTAAAAATGCCACTTGTAATATTGGAAAAACTCAATATTTGA
- the LOC143220101 gene encoding uncharacterized protein LOC143220101 isoform X4 produces the protein MEKIAGKVKGSFVFVHNDYVYNKDHRSENIYRCNTRRTTRCCGAVMVLSDGTITLLKSHNHSKLFHTIQREKMKSDMLQLCRETLIPLKKIFDDICRQYPIAASTLSYNSIKAVLFRERQKSYPQVAPNLIAINDCIETHSIMDNITKIVIKDEEGKAAILFTTGTLLNVLDTSHCIYADGIFSVLPPKPPIAQLYIIHIVYMDTALLRKWRHLGLADAPTKVLSMAMTLALAPADLFKKGFAEIERESASFTAEHPPIKIFIEYIRSTWLPKAEKVSVYDCPMRTNNTTESYNNVVSLKLGRGKKNIWIFLETIKQLIMDEEIKLKRLNEGQCVRRKSNKKSVIRDNKIGLLQKHLASGRLTLKEFLLSFHKGHKILMYGDHEAVHVCTTPEPICVIKNEITDQNRSAYKKCTKKRVNQELEDKDNLNVRGHAELLGKKAKFTNLKMPLVILEKLNI, from the exons atggaaaaaatcgcaggtaaagtgaaaggttcttttgtctttgtacacaacgattacgtgtacaataaagatcatcgcagtgaaaatatttatcgttgcAACACACGACGCACCACACGATGTTGTGGGGCTGTGATGGTTCTCAGCGATGGGACTATTACGCTATTAAAATCCCACAATCATTCTAAATTGTTTCATACAATCCAGCGGGAGAAAATGAAAAGTGATATGCTTCAACTATGTCGGGAGACATTgatcccattaaaaaaaatcttcGATGACATCTGTAGACA GTATCCTATTGCTGCAAGCACATTATCATATAACAGTATAAAAGCTGTACTTTTCCGAGAAAGACAAAAAAGCTATCCACAAGTTGCGCCTAATTTAATCGCCATAAATGACTGCATTGAGACTCATTCTATCATGGATAACATTACTAAAATAGTAATAAAGGATGAAGAGGGTAAAGCAGCCATTTTGTTCACTACAGGCACACTTTTGAACGTTCTTGATACCTCCCACTGTATCTATGCTGATGGTATTTTCTCC GTTTTACCTCCTAAACCACCAATTGCACAACTTTATATTATTCACATTGTATACATGGATACC GCTTTATTACGAAAATGGCGCCATTTAGGTCTCGCAGATGCACCAACTAAAGTATTGTCAATGGCAATGACATTAGCTTTAGCTCCTGCAGACCTCTTTAAAAAAGGGTTTGCTGAAATTGAAAGAGAATCAGCTTCTTTTACCGCTGAGCATCCTCCaatcaaaatttttatcgaatacaTACGATCCACGTGGTTGCCAAAAGCAGAAAAAGTTTCAGTATATGATTGTCCCATGAGAACAAACAATACCACCGAGTCTTACAATAATGTTGTTTCATTGAAGTTAGGAAGAGGGAAAAAAAACATATGGATATTTTTGG AAACTATAAAGCAACTAATAATggatgaagaaattaaattaaaaagactCAATGAAGGACAATGTGTACGTCGTAAAAGCAACAAGAAAAGTGTAATAAGAGATAATAAGATTGGATTACTACAGAAACATCTTGCTAGTGGAAG ATTAACTTTGAAAGAGTTTTTATTATCGTTTCATAAAGGTCATAAGATATTAATGTATGGAGATCATGAAG CGGTACATGTTTGCACTACTCCAGAACCGATTTGtgttataaaaaatgaaattactgatcaaaatcgaa GTGCATATAAAAAATGTACGAAGAAAAGAGTCAACCAAGAATTGGAGGACAAAG ATAATCTGAACGTACGTGGACATGCAGAATTGCTGGGCAAAAAGGCTAAATTCACAAACTTAAAAATGCCACTTGTAATATTGGAAAAACTCAATATTTGA
- the LOC143220101 gene encoding uncharacterized protein LOC143220101 isoform X7: MEKIAGKVKGSFVFVHNDYVYNKDHRSENIYRCNTRRTTRCCGAVMVLSDGTITLLKSHNHSKLFHTIQREKMKSDMLQLCRETLIPLKKIFDDICRQYPIAASTLSYNSIKAVLFRERQKSYPQVAPNLIAINDCIETHSIMDNITKIVIKDEEGKAAILFTTGTLLNVLDTSHCIYADGIFSVLPPKPPIAQLYIIHIVYMDTGVGTIFILCETLTKAMYIAIWSKIKELAPTLHENLKFTMTDYESAAMIALEQQFPLSSVKGCWFHYNQALLRKWRHLGLADAPTKVLSMAMTLALAPADLFKKGFAEIERESASFTAEHPPIKIFIEYIRSTWLPKAEKVSVYDCPMRTNNTTESYNNVVSLKLGRGKKNIWIFLETIKQLIMDEEIKLKRLNEGQCVRRKSNKKSVIRDNKIGLLQKHLASGRCI, from the exons atggaaaaaatcgcaggtaaagtgaaaggttcttttgtctttgtacacaacgattacgtgtacaataaagatcatcgcagtgaaaatatttatcgttgcAACACACGACGCACCACACGATGTTGTGGGGCTGTGATGGTTCTCAGCGATGGGACTATTACGCTATTAAAATCCCACAATCATTCTAAATTGTTTCATACAATCCAGCGGGAGAAAATGAAAAGTGATATGCTTCAACTATGTCGGGAGACATTgatcccattaaaaaaaatcttcGATGACATCTGTAGACA GTATCCTATTGCTGCAAGCACATTATCATATAACAGTATAAAAGCTGTACTTTTCCGAGAAAGACAAAAAAGCTATCCACAAGTTGCGCCTAATTTAATCGCCATAAATGACTGCATTGAGACTCATTCTATCATGGATAACATTACTAAAATAGTAATAAAGGATGAAGAGGGTAAAGCAGCCATTTTGTTCACTACAGGCACACTTTTGAACGTTCTTGATACCTCCCACTGTATCTATGCTGATGGTATTTTCTCC GTTTTACCTCCTAAACCACCAATTGCACAACTTTATATTATTCACATTGTATACATGGATACC GGAGTGggtacaatatttatattgtgcgAAACATTAACAAAAGCTATGTATATAGCAATATGGAGCAAGATAAAAGAATTAGCTCCAACGCTTCATGAGAATTTGAAGTTTACAATGACTGATTATGAAAGTGCAGCAATGATTGCATTGGAGCAGCAGTTTCCATTGAGCAGTGTAAAAGGCTGCTGGTTCCACTATAATCag GCTTTATTACGAAAATGGCGCCATTTAGGTCTCGCAGATGCACCAACTAAAGTATTGTCAATGGCAATGACATTAGCTTTAGCTCCTGCAGACCTCTTTAAAAAAGGGTTTGCTGAAATTGAAAGAGAATCAGCTTCTTTTACCGCTGAGCATCCTCCaatcaaaatttttatcgaatacaTACGATCCACGTGGTTGCCAAAAGCAGAAAAAGTTTCAGTATATGATTGTCCCATGAGAACAAACAATACCACCGAGTCTTACAATAATGTTGTTTCATTGAAGTTAGGAAGAGGGAAAAAAAACATATGGATATTTTTGG AAACTATAAAGCAACTAATAATggatgaagaaattaaattaaaaagactCAATGAAGGACAATGTGTACGTCGTAAAAGCAACAAGAAAAGTGTAATAAGAGATAATAAGATTGGATTACTACAGAAACATCTTGCTAGTGGAAG GTGCATATAA
- the LOC143220101 gene encoding uncharacterized protein LOC143220101 isoform X3, which translates to MEKIAGKVKGSFVFVHNDYVYNKDHRSENIYRCNTRRTTRCCGAVMVLSDGTITLLKSHNHSKLFHTIQREKMKSDMLQLCRETLIPLKKIFDDICRQYPIAASTLSYNSIKAVLFRERQKSYPQVAPNLIAINDCIETHSIMDNITKIVIKDEEGKAAILFTTGTLLNVLDTSHCIYADGIFSVLPPKPPIAQLYIIHIVYMDTGVGTIFILCETLTKAMYIAIWSKIKELAPTLHENLKFTMTDYESAAMIALEQQFPLSSVKGCWFHYNQALLRKWRHLGLADAPTKVLSMAMTLALAPADLFKKGFAEIERESASFTAEHPPIKIFIEYIRSTWLPKAEKVSVYDCPMRTNNTTESYNNVVSLKLGRGKKNIWIFLETIKQLIMDEEIKLKRLNEGQCVRRKSNKKSVIRDNKIGLLQKHLASGRLTLKEFLLSFHKGHKILMYGDHEGAYKKCTKKRVNQELEDKDNLNVRGHAELLGKKAKFTNLKMPLVILEKLNI; encoded by the exons atggaaaaaatcgcaggtaaagtgaaaggttcttttgtctttgtacacaacgattacgtgtacaataaagatcatcgcagtgaaaatatttatcgttgcAACACACGACGCACCACACGATGTTGTGGGGCTGTGATGGTTCTCAGCGATGGGACTATTACGCTATTAAAATCCCACAATCATTCTAAATTGTTTCATACAATCCAGCGGGAGAAAATGAAAAGTGATATGCTTCAACTATGTCGGGAGACATTgatcccattaaaaaaaatcttcGATGACATCTGTAGACA GTATCCTATTGCTGCAAGCACATTATCATATAACAGTATAAAAGCTGTACTTTTCCGAGAAAGACAAAAAAGCTATCCACAAGTTGCGCCTAATTTAATCGCCATAAATGACTGCATTGAGACTCATTCTATCATGGATAACATTACTAAAATAGTAATAAAGGATGAAGAGGGTAAAGCAGCCATTTTGTTCACTACAGGCACACTTTTGAACGTTCTTGATACCTCCCACTGTATCTATGCTGATGGTATTTTCTCC GTTTTACCTCCTAAACCACCAATTGCACAACTTTATATTATTCACATTGTATACATGGATACC GGAGTGggtacaatatttatattgtgcgAAACATTAACAAAAGCTATGTATATAGCAATATGGAGCAAGATAAAAGAATTAGCTCCAACGCTTCATGAGAATTTGAAGTTTACAATGACTGATTATGAAAGTGCAGCAATGATTGCATTGGAGCAGCAGTTTCCATTGAGCAGTGTAAAAGGCTGCTGGTTCCACTATAATCag GCTTTATTACGAAAATGGCGCCATTTAGGTCTCGCAGATGCACCAACTAAAGTATTGTCAATGGCAATGACATTAGCTTTAGCTCCTGCAGACCTCTTTAAAAAAGGGTTTGCTGAAATTGAAAGAGAATCAGCTTCTTTTACCGCTGAGCATCCTCCaatcaaaatttttatcgaatacaTACGATCCACGTGGTTGCCAAAAGCAGAAAAAGTTTCAGTATATGATTGTCCCATGAGAACAAACAATACCACCGAGTCTTACAATAATGTTGTTTCATTGAAGTTAGGAAGAGGGAAAAAAAACATATGGATATTTTTGG AAACTATAAAGCAACTAATAATggatgaagaaattaaattaaaaagactCAATGAAGGACAATGTGTACGTCGTAAAAGCAACAAGAAAAGTGTAATAAGAGATAATAAGATTGGATTACTACAGAAACATCTTGCTAGTGGAAG ATTAACTTTGAAAGAGTTTTTATTATCGTTTCATAAAGGTCATAAGATATTAATGTATGGAGATCATGAAG GTGCATATAAAAAATGTACGAAGAAAAGAGTCAACCAAGAATTGGAGGACAAAG ATAATCTGAACGTACGTGGACATGCAGAATTGCTGGGCAAAAAGGCTAAATTCACAAACTTAAAAATGCCACTTGTAATATTGGAAAAACTCAATATTTGA